The Caldicellulosiruptor acetigenus DNA window ACAATGACAACAAGAATATTAGGGTCAAAAAGAGAAAGGCTCATTACAATGTTTTTGCTGGGACTCACAATACCATGCTCTGCTCAGCTTGGGATAATCAGTGGCCTTATCTCAAGACTCGGGTTTTGGTATCTTGTTGCTTATATATTGATAATTGGATTTATCTTTGGGCTTGTGGGCAGGATATTGAATAAAATTATAAAGGGTGAATCAACATCGCTTTTAATAGATCTTCCGACTTTGAGAATTCCTCAGCCTTCCAATGTTTTGAAAAAGACCTATTATAAATCAAAAGGATTTTTGGTAGAGGCTTTTCCAATCTTTGTTGCAGCAACACTTGTACTTGGATTTTTGGATGCAACAAACTTTCTTCATGCTATAGAAAATTTTGCACAGCCGCTTATTACAGGATTTTTAAAGCTGCCAAAACAAATAACCGAGGTGTTTATCCTGAGCATAATAAGACGTGACTATGGTGCTGCAGGACTTGTGACAATTCCAACTACAAAAGGTCAGATGTTTGTTGCACTTGTAACAACAACATTGTTTGTTCCTTGCATTACTTCTTTTGCTATGATGACAAAAGAAAACGGGCTTAAATATTCAGTTTTTGTATGGATTTCTTCTGCTGTGATAGCAATTTTGGTGGGAGGAATTCTTGCAAATATAATGCTTTAAGCTTTTGCATGTTCAAAAAAGGAGAGTGTTTTTGCAATGAAAGTAAAATGTCCTGTTTGTGGTTATGAGGTCGACATTACAAACAGAAAATGTCCGCGGTGTAACGCTTCTTTGGTTGAAGCGTTCAAATGTTCAGGAAATTGCAAAAGCTGCAAAAAGAGCTGTTCAATGAAGTCTTGACATCTGAGCTTTTGAGAGAATAAAATGTATATCATAAGTAAATTGCAAATTACAAATTGATATGGCGGAGCAGTGATATTCAGAATGAAAAAAGATCAGTTGGAAGAAATAAAAGATCAGCTTAAGCAGAAAGGTTATAAACTCACGACACAAAGAAGAATAATATTGGATTCAATTCTTGACAATCAAGACAAACATTTGAGCATTGAGGAGATTTACAAGATAGTAAAAGAGAAGATGCCAGAGATTGGACTTGCAACAGTATACAGGACCATAATGCTTTTGAACGATTTAAAGGTTCTCAACAAAATTGACCTTGACGATGGATGTTCACGTTTTGAACTTTCAAATAGCGAAGATTCCCACAATCATCATCACCTAATATGTATAAAGTGCGGGAAAGTGGAAGAGGCAGAAGATGATTTACTTGAAAGTTTAGAGGCTCAAATAGAAAAAGAAAAAGGATTTAAAGTTGTTAATCACATAGTCAAGTTCTATGGTATATGTAAAGATTGCAAAAAGGAATGAGAAGAAGCTTCTTCTCATTCCTTTGATTTTATACCTATCTTATAAAAGGTTCCATTGTTATCGTCTATATTACCAAAACTATCTTTGAATGCTACAAACAAAATACCACTTTTGAGCAGAGGAAGTACTGCTATATATTCGCCATTTTTTTTTTATCATTTTAGTTTCATAAACTTTGCCTTCTGCAAACTCCTCTCCAAACCCAAATTTAAGATAAATCTCCTTCTCAAGACCATCCAGCAAAATACCATTATTATAGGTTACTATTAACTTATCGCCTGCAATGGGCTGTTGAGGGTACAATTTAAAAGGAAGTTGCATCTTTAAATTGATTCACCTTCCTTTACCTTGCAAATACATGATTACCTATGACAGCCACAATTGGCCTGCTCCAAATCCATTTGTTTGTAGTTTTTGCGGGATTGAAAAAGTAAAGAGCACCGCCTGTAGGATCCCATCCGTTGAGAGCATCCCTTGCAGCATTTATTGCTGATACTGTTGGGGGAAGGTTTATCTGGCCGTTTGCTACAGACTCAAAAGCACCTGGTTGATAGATCACACCTGCTATTGAGTTTGGAAAACTTGGATGTCTTACCCTATTCAGCACCACTGCTCCTACTGCAACTTGTCCAACGTAAGGTTCTCCCCGTGCTTCTGCACTGATAAGATGAGCAAGAAGGTTGAGGTCTGAACTGTACGATGAACGTGTTGTTGTGACAATTCCAAGTGCCCTGAGAGTTTCGCTTCCTGCAATTCCATCTACTTTAAGACCATTTTTTGCCTGAAAGTATCTTACAGCCATATATGTTTTATATCCATAAATACCATCAATTGGCCCATCATAATATCCCCACTGTTTGAGTCTTTTCTGGATTTCAATAACCTCTGGTCCTGTAGAGCCATAGTATGAAAGGATAATAGGAGAGAGAGCATATTTGAATTTAAGGTGTTGATAGTCAGCTGTGATATACACGCTCAAACTCAAAAGTATGAATAATATTAATGCTTTTACAAATCTCATTTATCATCACCCCATGCAGTTTAATTCACGCTGCAATAAGATTTTACAAATAGTATTATGCATCTAAATTTTTGAGAATATGTATGAGTGAATAACCAAAGCTCAATGTGCAGATAATTTAAAAGTAGGAGAATTAAAGAATTGGGGTGATGACAAGGTGAGAAAAGCCATAACATTTTTGATAGTATTTCTTATGCTCTTTGGAAATTCACATATTGCCTGTAAAAAGGTATTTGGTGAGTCCCTTCAAACCCAAACACCGTCCTTAGAAATTTCAGCAAAATCAGCGATACTTGTTGACTTTGACACAGGAAGGATTCTTTACGAAAAGAACTCACATGAAAAACTTTCCCCAGCATCGATAACCAAGATAATGACCATGATTTTGATATGTGAAGCAATAGAAAAAGGTAGGATAAAACTTTCTGACAGAGTTGTTGCAAGTCAAAACGCATCAAGCCTTGGAGGGTCTCAAGTTTATCTTAAGGAAAATGAAGAGATGACAGTTGAAGAGCTTTTAAAATCAATTGCAATTGCCTCAGCAAATGATGCGTGTGTTGCACTTGCAGAGCACATTGCAGGAAGCGTCCAAGAATTTGTTTATATGATGAACAAAAAAGCAAAAGAACTTGGAATGCTTGACACAAACTTTGTAAATCCATATGGACTTGATGCTGAGAATCATTACACAAGCGCATATGATGTTGCAATAATGTCAAGAGAACTTTTAAAACACAAGATCATCAGAAAATACCTTACAACATGGGTAGATACCATAAGAGAAGGCAAATTTGGTCTTACAAATACAAACAAGCTTGTAAGGTTTTACAGAGGGTGCACGGGTGTCAAAACAGGTTCTACCGACAAAGCAAAGTTTTGTGTATCAGCATCGGCTTTGAGAAATGGCCTTCATTTAATTGCGGTTATAATGGGAGCGCCAGACAGCAAAACAAGGTTTAATGAGGCCACAAAGCTTTTGGATTGGGGTTTTGCAAATTTTTCAATGTACAGCCCTTATTCTAAAGGATATTGTTTTGGTAAGGTAAAGATAAAAAATGGAATTGAGAAAGAAGTAGAAGCAATTTTGAGCACAGATGTCAAACTTCTTGTTAAAAAAGGTGATGAAAGTACAGTTGAGTCAAAAGTGGCATTGCCTCAGCAAATATCAGCACCTGTGAAAGCTGGGCAAAAGATTGGAAAATTAGAACTATGGCAAGAAGGGAAATTGCTGGGTGCATATGACTTAATTGCCAAGAAGAATGTCCAAAAGAGAAATCTTTTTGATATTTTCCGCATACTTTTTAGGCTTGAAATCTGAACTTGAAAAAAATAAAATGGTCGGGGCGACTGGACTTGAACCAGCGAACCTCTAGCACCCCAAGCTAGCGCTCTAACCAAACTGAGCTACGCCCCGACCTTTTGTTATTTACACCATCAATTATATTCTAATTTTTTTAATATTTCAAGGAAAAAATTTGCTGGTAAATTTTCAATGTATTTAAAACTGTTTTTTCCCAGCTATAACTTTTTGAAAGCAAATAACCTTTTTGAGCAAGCTGATTTCGCAGCTCTACATTTTCTAAAACAAGCAGTATTTTTTGAGCGATGTCTTCTTCAGAATAAGGGTCCACATACAGGGCAGCATCCTTTAAAACTTCAGGCAGGCAAGTTGTGTTGCTTGCTATAGTTGGGACTTTGCAAGCCATTGCCTCAAGTGGTGGAAGACCAAACCCTTCGTACAGCGATGGATATACAAAAAGCAAAGCACCGTTGTATATATATGGCATATATTCTACATCCACATAGGAAAGAAAATGCACGTGGGAAGTGAGATTGAGATTTTCAACCAGATTTTTTATTTCTTCATAACTTCTGCTGAACTTCCCTGGTATTACAAGGGAAATAGGTGCAATTTTTTCTTTTATTAAGGAATAGGCTTTGACCAATCTTTTGAGATTTTTCCTTGGCGAAAAACCACCTACATAAAGGATGTATGGGAAGTCAATGTTGAATTTTTGCAAAAGAAAGGTTTTGACTTTATCTTCTGGCAAGGGCTTGTATATGTCTTCTGCTGCTAAATATGTTACAAATACTTTTGAAGGGTCGATATCAAAATACTCACAAATATCTTTTTTAGAGAACTCAGACACAGTAATAATGCAGTCAGTTATTTTAACAATCTTTGGGACGATATCCCTAAATATCTTTAAATAACTTGGTCCGACTGTCTCAGGAAGTCTGAAAGGAATTATATCGTGCAGGGTAATAATGTAGCTGCATTTTTTAGACAGAGGAAGCCCAATTCCATTTTGAGGGACATGGTATATATCGATATCATTTTGAAGTATAATCTCTTTTATCATAATTTCTTCCCAGAACTTATCTAACTGCTGAGGAAGAAGGTTGATGTTTATATTCTGTGCAAGTACAAATTCTGTCTCGCAGCTATCAGGCCAGATTATTAAATATTCATTTTCTTTGTCGAGTTTTTTGATATAATTTAAAAGCTGATAAGTGTAAGTGCCAATACCAGAACCTCTATACCATTTAGCAGCTCTACCATCAATGCCAATTTTCATGATTTTTTCATTTTCAATTTGGTCAATTTTATTATATGATATTAGTATTCTCATGTGTTAAAAGGGAGTGATCAAGAAGTGACAGTGAATTTTATTGTTGATAAAGAGCTGGCAGGGGTAAAGGTGGAAAAAGCCATAAAAAAGAAGTATCCCACAATTCCGATGAGCGTAATTTTTAAGATGCTCAGAAAAGGAGAAATTATCGTAAGTTTTCTTCCTGCTCAAAAAGGACAGGTTTTGAGGTTTGGAGACACTGTGAGTTTTGAAATAGAAGATAGATTTTTGGAGCACAAAAAAGTAGAGATTCTTAAAGTGTACGAGGATGACAATATTGTTGTAATTGACAAACCATACGGAATTCCATCACATCCAGATTCGAACAATGAGTACTCTGTTGTCAGCTGGATAGAAGACAATTACTCTAAAGATGAGCTTCCTCAGCTTTGTCACAGGCTTGATAGGAACACAGCAGGACTTATGATCATTGCAAAAAATAGACAAGTTTTAAGCGAGATGTTAAAATATATGAGTAGAAGGGCAATTATAAAGAAGTATTTATGTATAACTAAAAAAGCTGATTTACCAGAAAGTGGAGTGCTTGTTCACTATCTTAAAAAAGATTCAAAAAAGAGCAAGGTATATATTTCTGACTTTCCACAAGATGGCTATTCAGAAGTGGTGACAGCATATAAGATTGTGAGACAAAAAGATGACTTGCAGCTTGTGGATGTTGAAATCAAGACTGGTAAAACCCATCAAATCAGAGCGCAGCTTGCGCACGTTGGACTTTGCATCTTGGGTGACAGCAAGTATGGCGATTGGGAGCTAAATAAAAAGTACAAGGCAGATATGCAGGCCTTGTGTGCTTATTATCTTAAATTTGAGATCGGGAAAAAAGGTGTTTTGAGGTATTTGGATGGTCAAAAGATAGTAAAAGAGACAGTAGAATTCCCGGTTGATATCGAAGGTTTTTCTTCAATAAACGTATATAAAGAAAGAGGGCTGGAGATATGAGGAAGCTTTTATATGCATTAGGGTCGTTTATCATAATACTTTTAATAGGCATAAATGCTCTTTTTTACTATGAAAACATGTACATCAAAAAATACATTCCTGTTACAGAAGAGGTTTACAGAAAACCTCAGCAACCGACTTTGCCAAATACACAACAGAATAAGAATACTTCTGCTAAAAACAATTCGTCCTCTGTTAAGCTTAAACCGCAGCCAAAAGAATACAAGGCAAGTGTGTTTATGGCAGGAGATGTGTTTTTCAACGGCTATCTGTTAAAATCTTATTATGACAGGCAATCCCAGGCTTATACATTCGGGGATATATTGGAGAACGTAAAAGATATCACTTATGCGGACATTAGTATTTTCAAGTTTGATAGTGTGGTTTCTGACAATATCCCCATTTCGACGTATGGAAAATACAACGCTCCAAAAGAGGCTTTAGATGTGCTCAAGTCAGCTGGATTTAATCTTGCGGTGCTTTCATCATCGCATATATTTGATGGAAAGGTGGAAGGTTTGCAGAAAACAATAAATAATTTGAAAGAGGCAAAGATTGAAACAGTAGGCGTTAAGCTTTCTCAGGAAGAGCACACTTCAAAGGTTTTTGATATAAACAACATAAGAATTGGCGTTGCTGCATTCACAAAAGAGCTTTCATCAGTCTATTTGGGAGGGAGCTCTACTTATAAGGATTTTGTAAGCGTTCTTGACAGGGATGAGATACAAAACGAGCTTGAGTACTTGAAAGGACTGAACTGTGACATTATAATAGCATATACAAACTGGGGAGTTGAAAATTCAAACTCAGTTAGTTTTGAGCAGAAAGAGTTTGCAAAGGAGCTTATAAAAAATGGTGTTGATGTTGTAATTGGTACTCATACTCATACAATTCAGCCGTTTGAAAAGGTTAAAGTTGAGGATGAGTCAGGCAACATAAAAGAGGGGATAGTATTTTATTCGCTTGGTAATTTCCTTTGCGACCAGACAGTAATCTTTCCATACAATAGGTTTGGCTTAACTGTAAGACTTGATCTTGTTAAAAAAGAAGATAAGCTCACTAAAAAGATATCAGTTGAGCCAATATATATCTTTAGAAAGACAAGAAGGAATGCAAGTTACTATGATTTTATTGTCCTTAAAGCAAAGGACATTTTAAATAGAACTGATGTAAAAACATCCTACATTCAATATGCCAAAAAATTGCTTGAAGATGTTGATAAATGGCTTAAAAGTGTGCAATAAACAAAATTTTTTGTGCGTAGGGGGATTATTCTAAAGTGGATAGAAGACAGGACAGAATTCGTAACTTTTGCATAATAGCTCACATAGACCATGGGAAATCAACCTTGGCTGACAGAATAATTGAGCTCACAGGAGCACTCACAGAAAGAGAGATGCAGGACCAGGTACTTGATACCATGGACATAGAAAGAGAAAGAGGAATTACCATAAAAGCCCAGGCAGTAAGGCTCAACTATAAAGCAAAGGATGGAAAGGAATATACCTTTCATCTTATAGACACTCCTGGCCATGTAGACTTTACCTATGAGGTTTCACGAAGCCTTGCTGCCTGTGAAGGTGCGATTTTGGTTGTTGATGCAACCCAAGGTATTGAAGCGCAGACGCTTGCAAATGTCTATCTTGCACTTGAGCACAACTTAGAGATAATACCAGTTATAAACAAGATTGACCTTCCAAGTGCAAGGCCTGAAGAGGTCAAAAAAGAGATAGAAGACGTGATTGGACTTGATGCATCAGATGCACCGCTCATTTCAGCTAAAATGGGTATTAACATTGAAGAGGTTTTAGAGAGGATAGTAAGAGACATTCCACCTCCAAAAGGTGACGATACAAAACCGCTCAAAGCTTTGATTTTTGATTCGCTTTATGACAACTACAAAGGTGTTCTGGCATACGTGAGGGTGTTTGACGGGGTTGTGAAACCAAATATGACCATTAAGATGATGTCAACTGGTGCTCAGTTTACTGTAACAGAGGTTGGGTATTTTAAACCGGGAATGCTAATCCCATGTGATGAGCTAAGAGCCGGGGATGTTGGCTACATTGCAGCGTCAATTAAGACAGTGAGAGATACAAGAGTTGGTGACACGATAA harbors:
- a CDS encoding Fur family transcriptional regulator is translated as MKKDQLEEIKDQLKQKGYKLTTQRRIILDSILDNQDKHLSIEEIYKIVKEKMPEIGLATVYRTIMLLNDLKVLNKIDLDDGCSRFELSNSEDSHNHHHLICIKCGKVEEAEDDLLESLEAQIEKEKGFKVVNHIVKFYGICKDCKKE
- a CDS encoding D-alanyl-D-alanine carboxypeptidase family protein; translation: MRKAITFLIVFLMLFGNSHIACKKVFGESLQTQTPSLEISAKSAILVDFDTGRILYEKNSHEKLSPASITKIMTMILICEAIEKGRIKLSDRVVASQNASSLGGSQVYLKENEEMTVEELLKSIAIASANDACVALAEHIAGSVQEFVYMMNKKAKELGMLDTNFVNPYGLDAENHYTSAYDVAIMSRELLKHKIIRKYLTTWVDTIREGKFGLTNTNKLVRFYRGCTGVKTGSTDKAKFCVSASALRNGLHLIAVIMGAPDSKTRFNEATKLLDWGFANFSMYSPYSKGYCFGKVKIKNGIEKEVEAILSTDVKLLVKKGDESTVESKVALPQQISAPVKAGQKIGKLELWQEGKLLGAYDLIAKKNVQKRNLFDIFRILFRLEI
- a CDS encoding glycosyltransferase family 4 protein; this translates as MKIGIDGRAAKWYRGSGIGTYTYQLLNYIKKLDKENEYLIIWPDSCETEFVLAQNININLLPQQLDKFWEEIMIKEIILQNDIDIYHVPQNGIGLPLSKKCSYIITLHDIIPFRLPETVGPSYLKIFRDIVPKIVKITDCIITVSEFSKKDICEYFDIDPSKVFVTYLAAEDIYKPLPEDKVKTFLLQKFNIDFPYILYVGGFSPRKNLKRLVKAYSLIKEKIAPISLVIPGKFSRSYEEIKNLVENLNLTSHVHFLSYVDVEYMPYIYNGALLFVYPSLYEGFGLPPLEAMACKVPTIASNTTCLPEVLKDAALYVDPYSEEDIAQKILLVLENVELRNQLAQKGYLLSKSYSWEKTVLNTLKIYQQIFSLKY
- a CDS encoding CapA family protein: MRKLLYALGSFIIILLIGINALFYYENMYIKKYIPVTEEVYRKPQQPTLPNTQQNKNTSAKNNSSSVKLKPQPKEYKASVFMAGDVFFNGYLLKSYYDRQSQAYTFGDILENVKDITYADISIFKFDSVVSDNIPISTYGKYNAPKEALDVLKSAGFNLAVLSSSHIFDGKVEGLQKTINNLKEAKIETVGVKLSQEEHTSKVFDINNIRIGVAAFTKELSSVYLGGSSTYKDFVSVLDRDEIQNELEYLKGLNCDIIIAYTNWGVENSNSVSFEQKEFAKELIKNGVDVVIGTHTHTIQPFEKVKVEDESGNIKEGIVFYSLGNFLCDQTVIFPYNRFGLTVRLDLVKKEDKLTKKISVEPIYIFRKTRRNASYYDFIVLKAKDILNRTDVKTSYIQYAKKLLEDVDKWLKSVQ
- a CDS encoding RluA family pseudouridine synthase; the protein is MTVNFIVDKELAGVKVEKAIKKKYPTIPMSVIFKMLRKGEIIVSFLPAQKGQVLRFGDTVSFEIEDRFLEHKKVEILKVYEDDNIVVIDKPYGIPSHPDSNNEYSVVSWIEDNYSKDELPQLCHRLDRNTAGLMIIAKNRQVLSEMLKYMSRRAIIKKYLCITKKADLPESGVLVHYLKKDSKKSKVYISDFPQDGYSEVVTAYKIVRQKDDLQLVDVEIKTGKTHQIRAQLAHVGLCILGDSKYGDWELNKKYKADMQALCAYYLKFEIGKKGVLRYLDGQKIVKETVEFPVDIEGFSSINVYKERGLEI
- the sleB gene encoding spore cortex-lytic enzyme — its product is MRFVKALILFILLSLSVYITADYQHLKFKYALSPIILSYYGSTGPEVIEIQKRLKQWGYYDGPIDGIYGYKTYMAVRYFQAKNGLKVDGIAGSETLRALGIVTTTRSSYSSDLNLLAHLISAEARGEPYVGQVAVGAVVLNRVRHPSFPNSIAGVIYQPGAFESVANGQINLPPTVSAINAARDALNGWDPTGGALYFFNPAKTTNKWIWSRPIVAVIGNHVFAR